From the genome of Burkholderia cepacia ATCC 25416:
ACGCGCATCCAGGTCGAGCATCCGGTGACCGAGGCGATCACCGGCATCGATCTCGTGCGCGAGACGCTGCGCATCGCCGACGGCGAGCCGCTGCGCTTCGCGCAGCAGGACATCGCGATGCGCGGCGCGGCGCTCGAATGCCGGATCAACGCGGAAGATCCGTTGCAGGATTTCCGCCCGAGCCCCGGCCGGATCGACACACTGGTGTGGCCGACCGGCCCCGGCGTGCGCGTCGATTCGCTGCTCTATCCGGGCTACGTCGTGCCGCCGTTCTACGATTCGCTGCTCGCGAAGCTGATCGTGCACGACGAGAGCCGTGCGGCCGCGCTGCAGCGCCTGGCCCGCGCGCTGGGCGAGCTGCACGTCGGCGGCCTGAAGACGACCGCGCCGCTGCACGTCGCGCTGCTCGCCAACGACGACGTACGCGCCGGGCACTATCACACGAATTTCCTCGAAGCGTGGATGCCGCAATGGCGTGAGGCCGCAACAGCCGCCACGCAGCAACACGCAGCCGAACATGCAGACGCCGTGCGCGTCGGGGAGGCGATGTGACGACCCGTTATACCTTCGGCGGCGACGAATTCGTGTTCGTCGAAATCAGCGAATCGATGTCGCTCGACGCATTCTTCAAGGGCACGGCGATCACGCGCGAACTGCAGCGCCGCGCGGTGCCGGGCATCACCGAGATCTGTCCGGCGAATGCGTCCTACCAGGTGCGCTACGACCCGGACGTGATCGAGCCCGATGCGCTTGTCGCGCTGTTGAAGACGATCGAGGCCGAAGTCGGCGACGCGCCACTCGAACTCGATACGCGCATCGTCGAGGTGCCGGTGCTGTACAACGACCCATGGACGCACGAGACGCTGATGCGGTTTCGCGAACGCCACCAGGATCCGTCGTCGACCGATCTCGAATACGCGGCGCGCATCAACGGCAAGCGCGACGTCGATGCCTTCATCGCCGCGCACTCGGGGTCGCCATGGTTCGTGTCGATGGTCGGCTTCGTCGCGGGCCTGCCGTTCATGTACCAGATGGTCGAGCGCGAACGCCAGCTCGAAGTGCCGAAATACCTGCGGCCGCGCACCGACACGCCGAAGCTCACCGTGGGCCACGGCGGCTGTTTCGGCTGCATCTACTCGGTACGCGGCGCGGGCGGCTACCAGATGTTCGGCGTGACGCCGGCGCCGATCTTCGACCCCGCGCAGCGGCTCGACTACCTGCGCGAGTTCATGGTGTTCTTCCGGCCCGGCGACATCGTGAAATTCCAGCCGATCGATCGCGTGACCTACGACGCCGCGGTGGCCGACGTCGAGGCCGGCACCTTTTCCCTGCGCGTGCGCCCGGTGAAATTCTCGCTCGACGCATTCCTGCGCGATCCCGATGCGTACAACCGCTCTCTCGTCGAGGTGCTGCATGCAAGCTGACGCGCACAACCTGATCGAGGTCGTGAAACCCGGCCTCGCGACATCGGTCCAGGACATGGGCCGGCAAGGCTACTACCACGTCGGCATCCCGCCGTCGGGCTCGCTCGACCAGTACGCATCGCGCGCGGCGAATCTGCTGGTCGGCAATCCCGAAGAAGCCGCCGTACTCGAATGCACGCTGCTCGGCCCCGAGCTGCTGTTCCATACGGATGCGCTGATCGCCGTCACCGGCGCCGAGATGACGCCGAAGATCGACGGCATCGGCCAGCGCTGCAACGTCGCGCTGCGGATCGGCGCAGGCAGCGTGCTGTCGTTCAATTACGTGAAGGCGGGCGCACGCGCGTATCTCGCCGTCGCGGGCGGCATCGACGTGCCGGTCGTGCTCGGCAGCCGCTCGACTTACGCGCTCGGCGCGATCGGCGGCCACGCGGGCCGGCGCCTGCAGAAAGGCGACCGGTTGCCGCTGGGCGCCCCCGTCGGCACACCTCGCGAAGGGCGCGAGCTGCCGGCGGCCGTGAGCCGGCCGCTCGACAACCAGGTCGAGCTGCGGGTCCTGACGGGCCTGTACCACTACCGGCTCACCGACGATTCGGCGCGCACCTTCTTCGACGACGAATGGACGGTCGCGCCCGAAGCCGATCGCATCGGCTATCGCTACAAGAACGGCCGCGCGCTGCAGTTCCGGCCGCGCGAGCAGCCATTCGGCGCGGGCGCCGATCCGTCGAACATCGTCGACGCGTGCTACCCGATCGGCTCGATCCAGGTGCCGGCCGGGCTCGAGCCGATCATCCTGCACCGCGACGCGGTGTCGGGCGGCGGCTACGCGACGATCGGCACGGTCATCAGCGCCGACATGGACCTGATCGGCCAGATGCAGCCCAACCACCGCGCGCGCTTCGTGCGCGTGACGATGGCCGACGCGCTCGCCGCGCGCCGCGAGTACCAGCGGCGCCTCGCGCTGCTGCGCGCCGTGCTGCGGGACTGAGCACCGGGCGCCCGGTTCGCGTGCCGGGCGCCGTTCGTCGCCGCCCCCTTTTCGCTGTCCGTCTTCCGCCCGCCCGGCCGAGCGCCGCGCGGCGGGGACGCCTGCGCGCTGTTCCTGCCGAACCGGTTGCCCGCCCGACGTCGGGGCAACCCTGCGGATCGCCTGTGCCGCGGCCGAGACGTCGTTCGCAACTTCTGCGCATCAAGGAGCACGATCATGGCCAACCTGGCTCAGGCCCGTACCGACGAGGATCTCGACCTGTCGACGCTCGCCGTCCCCGACCACGCGCGCATGCCGCCCTTCTCGCTGACGATGGCGTGGTGGGCCGTGTGCAGCGCGGTGTTCTACATCGTCGTGGGCGCCACGCTCGCGCTCACCTATGGCGCGCGCAACGCGCTGATCGGGATGGCGCTGTCGGTCGTGTCGTACGGCCTCGTCAACACGATCATCAGCCGCTATGCGATCCGCACGGGACTCTCGGTCGCGCTGTTCTCGCGCGTGCTGTTCGGCAGCGCCGGCGCGGCGCTCGCGACACTGATCTTCTTCGCGACCGCGATCTACTACGCGGTGTTCGAGGGCTCGGTGATTGCGGTTGCCGCGCACCACCAGTTTCCGGCGCTCGACTACAAATGGGCCGCGCTGCTCGTCGTCTGCTACAGCGTGCCGCTCGTGTTCGGCAGCGTGCAGCACTGGCTCGACAAGTTCAACGGCGTGCTGCTGCCGTTCTACCTGCTCGGGCTCCTCGCGGCGGTCGGGCTCGCGACGGCCGAATACGGCTACAACGCGGCGTGGCTCGATTTCGGGCCGGCCGGCAACGCGCCTGCCGGCGGCTGGTGGCACTGCTTCGTTTACTACATGGGCGTGTGGGTGCTGATGATGTTCACGTTCGACTACGCGCGCTTCGGCCGCAAGGAAGACGCGGGTTATCACGGCCGCTTCAACTTCGGGATGCCGTTTTACCTCGTCACGTTTCTCGTCAACGGCGCGGCCGGCATCTATCTCGTCAGCACGATTCCGGGGCTCGGTACGCTTTCCGAAGTATCGGTCGTGCTCGCGCTGCTGAAGCTGATGGGGGTGTGGGGATTGCTGTTCGTGTGGGTCACGCAATCCCGCATCAACACCGCGAACTACTACCTCGCGACCGTCAACATGCAGGCGTTCTTCCTGAAGGTGGCCGGCGTGCGCGCGCCGAAGTTCGTGTGGGCACTCGTGGTCGGCGCGGTCGTCTATGCGCTGATGATGGCGGACATCTTCTCGCGAATCCTGCAGGCGCTCGCGTACCAGGGCATCTTCGTCGTCGCGTGGGTCGGCGTCGCGCTCGCGCACATCCTGTCCGGCCGGTACGGGCAACTCGTCGGCGACGACGTCGAATGCCGCGACGCCCATGTGCCGACCTTCAATCCGGGCGGGCTGACCGCATGGTTCGCCGGCGCGTTCACGGGACTCGCGCTAAACCAGGCGACGGGGTTCGCCGCGTCGCTGTCGGCGCCCGCGACGTTCGTCGTGTCGTGGGCCGTCTATCGCGCGCTGCTGGGCACCGCGAAACGTACCTGGTTCGTGCGCAATACGTGACGGGGTACGCGTGCCGCCGCGGGCCGCGCGATCGTCTGCCGCGCGCTGGCGTGATTCGTCGCGCCGTGGCAGCCGCGCACCTCACACGTGCGACGCGGCCCCGTCGATGGTCGCGCGCACCTTCGCGACGAGCAGTTCGTCGACCGGTGCCAGCACCTCGCCGCGCGGCCGCACGCCCGAGCCGAAATGCACCGCGCGCACGCCGGTCGCGCGCACGAAATCGCCGACCGCATCGACCGTGAGCCCCGAGCCGGCCAGCACCGTGCAGGTCGAGCCTGCCGTCTGCCGCACCAGCCGCGTGATCGTCGCGACCGCGTCGAGCACCGACGGATGGCCGCCCGACGTCAGCACCGACGTGACGGCCGGCACGCGCAGCAGCGCGTCGAACGCGGCGTTGAGATCGCGCGACACGTCGAACGCGCGGTGGAACGTCAGCGCGCGGCCGTCCGCCGCGGCCGCGATGCGGGCCAGCGCGCCCAGATCGACGTCGCCGCGCGCGTCGAGCGCGCCGAACACGACGCCGTTCGCACCGGCCGCGACGGCCGCGCGCACGTCACGCTCGATCACGCGCAGGTCGTCGGCGTCATAGACGAACGACCGGCTGTGCGGCCGCACGATCACGTTGACGGGAATCGGCACGGCGGCCACGACGGCTTCGATCAGGCCGACGCTCGGCGTCAGCCCGCCTTCGGTGATCGCGGTCACGAGTTCGAGGCGGTCGGCGCCCGCGCGAGCGGCGGCCTTCGCGTCGCCGACGGTCGTGGCGATCACTTCGAGGAGGATGGAAGAAGCGGCGTTTCGGCTCATGGGCGGCCCGCGAATCGTCAGGACAATTCGCGCATCCTAGCCGAGCCGCGCGACGGGCGCCAGCGTGACGGGGCGCCCCGCCGTCAGCGGCGCCCGGTCAGTCCCATCGCGAGTCCCACCGTCAGCCGCGCCGCGCGAGCCACACGCCGACGAGCGCGGACAGGCCGGTCACCCCGGCGCCGGGCGCGAACCGGAACATCCGCGCGTTCACGTCGACGCCCTGCTGCTGCATCACGTCGACGATCCCCGGCGCCAGCAGGAGCGTCACCCAGCCGATCACCCCGAACGCGGTGGTCGCGGACGCGATGAGCAGTGCGATGCCCGCGCCGCGCGCGCGCGGCCGGAACGCGCCGGCGAAGGCGCCCGCGGCCAGGAACACGGCCGACAGCACGAACAACACGGCGACGAACACGAGCATCGCCCGCGTATGGCCGAGCTTCATGAACGCCATCATCTGCGCGGTGATCACGCACATGCCCGCGATCGCGAACATCACGATCGCGAGCGCGTTGCGCACGACGCTCATGCGCTCGCCTGACGGAAATACGCGGTCGCGGGGCGCCGGAACAGCAGGTAGACGAACAGGGCGAACAGCAGGAAGCCGGGGATCAGCACCGCGAACATCGACGCCGGCATGTTGACGAACGAGAACGCGAAACCGAACACGGCCGTCACGATATAGGCCTTGCGCGACCATTCGCGGCCCTTGAGGATCGCGATGCCGATCACGACGTTCACGGCTTCGATGAGCACGCTGATGCCGAGCGTCGCCCAGACGGGCAGCAGGTAGTGCGACAGCAGCGCCTGGGTGGTCGGCATGCCGATCGTGAATGGCGTATAGATGCACGTGATCGCGTTGGTCACGATGATGATCCACGCGAGAATGGTCAGCGAAATCGGTCTTTTCATTGTGTTTTCCTTGTTATTCGCCGCCATGGTGGCCCCCGGGACGGCGCGCCCGCGGTCACGATGGCCGCGGTCGCGCCATTGTCGGGGAAGCGCGGGGCGAGCGCAACGGGCCGCCCGCGCCGGCCCGGATCGCCCTGCTCGCCGCCTGCGGTGCGCGCGTCGCTAGCCGGCGTCCGCTTCGTCGTCGGCCCAGTCGATATCGCCGCACAGCACGCGCTGCGTATCGCCGACGCGCACGGCCACCGACAGCGTCACGCACGGCTGCGCCTCGTTGATCGACAGGTACGGCCGCGTGACCTGCACCCGCCCCGGCTCGGCGATCGCCGAGCGGAAATACGGCCGGCGCAGCCAGTTCGCGCCCTGTGCGTCCGCCAGCGGCGAAAAGCGTGCCTCGGCGAGCGCGCGGTCGGCGCGCAGCACGACGTTGCGGCCCGACTGGCGGCCGTGCGCGTCGAGCAGGAAGCAGCGCGCGGCCGCGTCGAGCGCGAGGAAGTTCCAGCACACCTCGTCGAGCGGCTCGCCGGCCGCGAGGCGCTCGGCCGCGCGTTCGAACGCGCGCAGGTACGGCGCGAGCCGCTGCGCATCGCGCCGCTCGCGCGCCTCGGTCTGCTGGCGAAAACGCTCGGTCAGCTCGCCGATGCAGCCCGTCGCGGCCGCGCTGTCGGGCAGCCCCGGCGCCGGCCGGCCGAAGTAGTAGCCCTGCACGAAATCGGCCTCGCACGACAGCGCGATCTGCGCCTCGTGCTCGGTCTCGATCCCCTCGACGAGCACCAGCTTGCCGGCCTCGTGCA
Proteins encoded in this window:
- a CDS encoding biotin-dependent carboxyltransferase family protein; this encodes MQADAHNLIEVVKPGLATSVQDMGRQGYYHVGIPPSGSLDQYASRAANLLVGNPEEAAVLECTLLGPELLFHTDALIAVTGAEMTPKIDGIGQRCNVALRIGAGSVLSFNYVKAGARAYLAVAGGIDVPVVLGSRSTYALGAIGGHAGRRLQKGDRLPLGAPVGTPREGRELPAAVSRPLDNQVELRVLTGLYHYRLTDDSARTFFDDEWTVAPEADRIGYRYKNGRALQFRPREQPFGAGADPSNIVDACYPIGSIQVPAGLEPIILHRDAVSGGGYATIGTVISADMDLIGQMQPNHRARFVRVTMADALAARREYQRRLALLRAVLRD
- a CDS encoding purine-cytosine permease family protein, whose protein sequence is MANLAQARTDEDLDLSTLAVPDHARMPPFSLTMAWWAVCSAVFYIVVGATLALTYGARNALIGMALSVVSYGLVNTIISRYAIRTGLSVALFSRVLFGSAGAALATLIFFATAIYYAVFEGSVIAVAAHHQFPALDYKWAALLVVCYSVPLVFGSVQHWLDKFNGVLLPFYLLGLLAAVGLATAEYGYNAAWLDFGPAGNAPAGGWWHCFVYYMGVWVLMMFTFDYARFGRKEDAGYHGRFNFGMPFYLVTFLVNGAAGIYLVSTIPGLGTLSEVSVVLALLKLMGVWGLLFVWVTQSRINTANYYLATVNMQAFFLKVAGVRAPKFVWALVVGAVVYALMMADIFSRILQALAYQGIFVVAWVGVALAHILSGRYGQLVGDDVECRDAHVPTFNPGGLTAWFAGAFTGLALNQATGFAASLSAPATFVVSWAVYRALLGTAKRTWFVRNT
- a CDS encoding 5-oxoprolinase subunit B family protein, whose translation is MTTRYTFGGDEFVFVEISESMSLDAFFKGTAITRELQRRAVPGITEICPANASYQVRYDPDVIEPDALVALLKTIEAEVGDAPLELDTRIVEVPVLYNDPWTHETLMRFRERHQDPSSTDLEYAARINGKRDVDAFIAAHSGSPWFVSMVGFVAGLPFMYQMVERERQLEVPKYLRPRTDTPKLTVGHGGCFGCIYSVRGAGGYQMFGVTPAPIFDPAQRLDYLREFMVFFRPGDIVKFQPIDRVTYDAAVADVEAGTFSLRVRPVKFSLDAFLRDPDAYNRSLVEVLHAS
- a CDS encoding copper homeostasis protein CutC; translation: MSRNAASSILLEVIATTVGDAKAAARAGADRLELVTAITEGGLTPSVGLIEAVVAAVPIPVNVIVRPHSRSFVYDADDLRVIERDVRAAVAAGANGVVFGALDARGDVDLGALARIAAAADGRALTFHRAFDVSRDLNAAFDALLRVPAVTSVLTSGGHPSVLDAVATITRLVRQTAGSTCTVLAGSGLTVDAVGDFVRATGVRAVHFGSGVRPRGEVLAPVDELLVAKVRATIDGAASHV